One genomic region from Pseudomonas sp. R5-89-07 encodes:
- a CDS encoding AvrE-family type 3 secretion system effector encodes MHRTLEGVTQAQRNVIDHCLRPGKATVPAQQQPRYQSLNPASMLFDMRLKDGLLEPDMTRLGRDIAGHLNAPNKHYVADGASAAGTLRFRDERQYLFHIQPTPAVAAIFKSSLPDTAGGNGCVSLLDNPGRGHLASVSGVQTTVDGKQFRLDEGRLYRFEPLILSWLPDADNRAYSRIGLTGEGQLLKTPQGALDSSADGRTSVVLSQIQGTTVVQIQGAGAADVRPVDETGAPVQLARVGLAGSTLYGATANGELLRADVRQARDGVLPMAAQSLEPLEQVLKGAVRAEGFFHDDAGQLNTQVRDARQQLHSVPLGHASGLRPEWNLSDVLVKGIEKGLPLPSQQALATAVDLGPRGRVALDSGVLLSWDAAAQRWDNCAQQGVAHLERGLDGRAYVLQEGQLKAVTIQKVRDPVFEGASHELSALPKPRPQVSLDEVLAGSAQRPVTGFAIADGRNFVTVDKDHQLQACVDGKVSSLHLSPALAIKTLALDHEANLYAHTQAGELFKADYHAWQGRDGAAPRWTQVELPQGQSLESLRIGADKHLIGGWNKQFHRLDKAALGAMEWGPLAAAVQVPSLADTLAATQMRTPVAGGALTVSSNVMGQTREGVPLKRNFFQGINAHFHPLQALSEKGKSLQHYVNGRRGLEKVYADDKQLHEQLKLLSKSKPVAADLNARLAALSEPGPRQALAGQITEALTRVTESSQSSARLLGAVHGLAFDPQPTLSRTLANPESTLHQLYEAFKRVAPSSEHSTAGLLANFEGQGLTLPKWKPESKRNLDHPSAIVEGDLIHHASALKQLTDLVKELDSVSGHGASALKRIEASLDAVMKGFDESPIHKLSSQNVVSYRQAESLYDNFKLLAKDLGTPGSALHWHLSGLLGLPADASITQAMTQQVQQMETGQTLNPSRTQGKSLGLMMTGIKPMASVEFFLGASKSHTHGVSISRTDKGARVEISSDDMRRLAGSLATGVTLGRGEGAVGPGVRLAGELTAAVAKNTGLNISFDVKESDFGKMMSILMGQSGRFHDLLALGEKHATGESSKLSADVNLDLLAQLRLMYNPQENITELDSVLRAGIGVAGNLNLAHTDKSQSITRSAADISHGETSGTQWLRQGGVGANFAPINALALAGRAGGDGPATAVFALPEVSVMMKFDRGQSQAFSFSFKPPQPVTQTQIDDIHSSLSLYSPQFKRDLAAIGPLGAQGSPKEQLAKLQQFFSTHPPLATKPDAYHAITQALDKLMTQQDLMGKGLRQLASVESSVTRVGLRDNGRHDWLDDVAPANKAAIEQWLQDDPQFAQVIGQLQRGEGTSVKLGMELKPEVLRTIERSLLAGENTESLIRQALVDPNNLRVKSLSMSYTASQSHGMSVPAMTNLSFSSSAALSHTQKQVNVDFEYGVNADKPLRMNLNDTLSSLPRHDLTIDLGDLRIRTPVSMA; translated from the coding sequence ATGCACAGAACACTAGAGGGTGTGACCCAGGCGCAGCGTAACGTTATCGACCACTGCTTACGTCCCGGCAAGGCCACGGTGCCTGCCCAGCAGCAACCGCGTTATCAATCGTTGAACCCAGCTTCAATGCTGTTTGATATGCGCCTCAAGGATGGCCTGTTGGAACCTGACATGACCAGGCTGGGACGTGATATCGCCGGTCATCTCAACGCACCAAACAAACACTATGTCGCCGATGGTGCCTCAGCCGCAGGCACGTTGCGGTTCAGGGACGAGCGACAGTACCTGTTTCATATTCAGCCCACACCCGCTGTCGCGGCGATATTCAAAAGCAGCCTGCCCGATACTGCCGGCGGCAACGGTTGCGTATCCTTGTTGGACAACCCCGGCCGAGGGCATTTGGCAAGCGTCAGCGGTGTACAGACGACGGTCGACGGCAAGCAGTTTCGTCTGGACGAAGGGCGCCTGTATCGCTTCGAGCCCCTCATCCTGTCCTGGTTGCCCGACGCTGACAACCGGGCCTACAGCCGTATTGGGCTGACCGGTGAGGGGCAACTGTTGAAGACCCCTCAGGGAGCGCTGGACAGTAGTGCAGACGGGCGCACCTCGGTCGTGTTGAGTCAGATTCAAGGCACCACAGTTGTGCAGATTCAGGGAGCCGGCGCGGCGGATGTTCGCCCGGTTGATGAGACCGGCGCGCCTGTACAACTCGCCCGAGTCGGCTTGGCTGGCAGCACGCTGTATGGCGCCACGGCCAATGGTGAACTGCTACGCGCGGATGTGCGGCAGGCTCGGGATGGCGTGTTGCCGATGGCTGCGCAGTCACTCGAACCACTGGAGCAGGTGCTCAAGGGCGCCGTGCGTGCCGAGGGGTTCTTCCATGATGACGCCGGGCAGCTCAATACCCAGGTCCGCGATGCCCGGCAGCAACTGCACAGCGTGCCCCTGGGTCACGCAAGCGGACTGCGCCCGGAGTGGAACCTGAGCGATGTGCTGGTCAAGGGGATCGAGAAAGGCCTGCCGTTACCCAGCCAGCAGGCGCTGGCGACGGCGGTCGATCTGGGGCCCCGGGGCAGGGTGGCGTTGGATTCAGGCGTATTGTTGAGCTGGGATGCGGCGGCGCAACGTTGGGACAACTGCGCGCAGCAAGGCGTCGCGCACCTGGAGCGCGGGTTGGACGGACGTGCCTATGTGCTGCAGGAAGGGCAACTCAAAGCGGTGACCATCCAGAAGGTGCGTGACCCGGTCTTTGAGGGGGCCAGCCATGAGTTGAGCGCACTCCCCAAACCGCGTCCCCAGGTGTCGCTTGACGAGGTACTGGCGGGCTCTGCACAGCGCCCTGTCACCGGCTTCGCCATCGCCGACGGCCGCAATTTTGTAACCGTCGACAAGGACCATCAGTTGCAAGCGTGCGTGGACGGCAAGGTCAGCTCATTACACCTTTCACCTGCGCTCGCGATAAAGACACTGGCGCTGGATCATGAAGCAAATCTTTATGCACACACCCAGGCAGGCGAACTGTTCAAGGCCGATTACCACGCCTGGCAGGGCCGCGACGGTGCCGCGCCACGCTGGACCCAGGTTGAATTGCCGCAAGGCCAATCGCTGGAGTCCTTGCGGATAGGGGCTGACAAGCACTTGATTGGCGGCTGGAACAAGCAGTTCCATCGACTCGATAAGGCGGCCCTGGGCGCAATGGAGTGGGGGCCGCTGGCAGCAGCGGTACAGGTTCCCTCATTGGCCGATACGTTAGCGGCCACTCAGATGCGCACGCCTGTGGCAGGGGGCGCGCTGACGGTCAGTAGCAATGTGATGGGGCAAACCCGTGAAGGCGTGCCGCTCAAACGCAATTTTTTCCAGGGGATCAATGCGCATTTCCATCCTTTGCAAGCCCTCAGTGAGAAAGGCAAATCCCTTCAACATTACGTTAACGGTCGCCGGGGGCTGGAGAAGGTTTACGCTGACGATAAGCAACTGCACGAGCAGCTCAAACTTCTCTCCAAGAGCAAGCCGGTTGCCGCTGACCTGAATGCGCGCCTTGCAGCCCTGAGTGAGCCCGGGCCGCGACAGGCATTGGCCGGGCAGATCACCGAGGCGTTGACGCGGGTAACAGAAAGCAGCCAATCGAGTGCCCGCCTGTTAGGGGCCGTACATGGGCTGGCATTTGACCCACAGCCCACGCTGAGCCGAACGCTGGCGAACCCTGAGTCGACGCTGCACCAACTGTACGAGGCGTTCAAACGGGTTGCGCCTTCATCGGAGCATTCAACCGCAGGGCTGCTGGCCAACTTCGAAGGTCAGGGTTTGACCCTGCCCAAGTGGAAACCTGAAAGTAAGCGCAATCTCGACCACCCTTCGGCAATCGTCGAGGGTGACCTGATTCACCATGCCAGTGCGCTCAAACAACTGACTGATCTTGTCAAGGAACTCGACAGCGTTTCCGGCCATGGCGCCAGCGCGTTGAAAAGAATCGAAGCGTCATTGGACGCTGTGATGAAAGGCTTCGACGAGAGCCCTATCCATAAACTGTCCAGCCAGAACGTCGTCAGTTACAGGCAGGCGGAATCCTTGTATGACAATTTCAAGCTATTGGCCAAGGACCTCGGCACACCGGGGTCTGCCTTGCATTGGCACCTTTCGGGACTGTTGGGACTACCCGCCGATGCATCCATTACGCAGGCAATGACACAGCAAGTGCAGCAGATGGAAACTGGGCAAACCCTCAATCCCAGCCGAACCCAGGGCAAAAGCCTGGGGCTGATGATGACCGGCATAAAACCCATGGCGTCTGTCGAGTTTTTTCTGGGGGCGTCCAAGTCTCATACCCATGGCGTGAGTATCAGTCGTACCGATAAAGGTGCCAGGGTTGAGATCAGCAGCGACGATATGCGGCGCCTGGCCGGTTCCCTGGCCACGGGTGTGACGCTGGGGCGAGGGGAAGGCGCAGTAGGCCCTGGTGTGAGACTTGCCGGTGAGCTGACGGCTGCCGTTGCGAAGAACACTGGATTGAACATCAGTTTTGACGTGAAGGAATCGGACTTCGGCAAGATGATGTCGATACTGATGGGGCAGTCTGGGAGATTCCACGACTTGCTGGCGCTGGGAGAAAAACACGCGACTGGCGAAAGCTCCAAACTCAGTGCTGACGTTAACCTGGATCTGCTCGCGCAACTGCGTTTAATGTATAACCCGCAGGAGAACATTACCGAGCTGGACTCAGTATTGCGCGCCGGTATCGGCGTGGCAGGTAACCTCAACCTTGCGCATACGGATAAAAGCCAATCCATCACGCGCTCCGCGGCGGACATCAGCCATGGCGAAACAAGCGGCACGCAGTGGCTGAGGCAGGGTGGTGTGGGGGCCAACTTCGCGCCGATCAATGCGCTGGCGTTGGCGGGCAGGGCCGGGGGAGACGGACCCGCGACTGCAGTTTTTGCTTTGCCGGAAGTCTCGGTCATGATGAAGTTTGATCGTGGGCAATCACAGGCCTTCAGTTTTTCTTTCAAGCCACCGCAGCCAGTGACTCAGACTCAGATCGATGACATTCACAGCAGCCTGTCACTGTATTCACCCCAGTTCAAACGGGACTTGGCCGCCATTGGTCCGTTGGGCGCGCAGGGCTCCCCAAAAGAACAGCTGGCCAAGTTGCAGCAGTTTTTTTCCACTCATCCGCCATTGGCAACAAAGCCGGACGCTTATCACGCGATCACTCAGGCGCTGGACAAGTTGATGACCCAGCAGGACTTGATGGGCAAGGGGCTGCGCCAGTTGGCGTCGGTCGAGTCGTCCGTCACGCGCGTGGGCTTGCGCGACAATGGTCGGCATGACTGGCTGGACGACGTCGCGCCGGCCAACAAGGCCGCCATCGAGCAGTGGCTCCAGGATGACCCGCAGTTTGCCCAGGTGATCGGTCAACTGCAGCGGGGTGAGGGTACCTCGGTGAAGCTTGGCATGGAACTCAAGCCAGAGGTTTTGCGTACGATCGAGCGCAGCCTGTTGGCGGGTGAAAACACCGAGTCGTTGATCAGGCAGGCCCTGGTAGATCCGAACAACCTGCGCGTCAAAAGCCTGAGCATGAGCTACACCGCGAGCCAGTCCCATGGCATGTCGGTGCCGGCCATGACTAATCTGAGTTTTTCCAGCAGCGCCGCCCTCAGCCATACGCAAAAACAGGTCAACGTCGACTTTGAGTACGGGGTGAATGCGGATAAACCGCTGCGGATGAACTTGAACGATACGCTGAGCAGCCTGCCTCGCCATGACCTGACGATTGACCTGGGGGACCTGCGCATAAGGACGCCGGTGTCCATGGCCTGA